Proteins from one Sabethes cyaneus chromosome 2, idSabCyanKW18_F2, whole genome shotgun sequence genomic window:
- the LOC128734595 gene encoding eukaryotic translation initiation factor 2 subunit 1, translating into MVLSCRFYKQKYPEVEDVVMVNVRSIAEMGAYVYLLEYNNIEGMILLSELSRRRIRSINKLIRVGKTEPVVVIRVDKFKGYIDLSKRRVSPEDVEKCTERFAKAKAVNSILRHVADMMKFTNEQLEELYEKTAWHFEEKLKSKAAAYDVFKQCVIDPTLLDECGLDPEVQELLLSNIKRKLTSQAVKIRADIECACYGYEGIDAVKAALRAGLELSTEELPIKINLIAPPLYVMTTSTPEKADGLKALEVAIEKIKETIEELGGVFKVQMAPKVVTATDEADLARKMERAEAENAEVDGDDEEDEDEEGIKYNPDGEEDDVDGDDKENSADESEDKKEE; encoded by the exons ATGGTGTTATCGTGTCGGTTCTACAAGCAAAAATATCCGGAGGTTGAGGATGTTGTCATGGTCAATGTTCGTTCCATCGCTGAGATGGGAGCATATGTGTACCTGCTGGAATACAACAACATCGAAGGAATGATTTTACTGTCGGAATTGTCCCGTCGACGTATCCGTTCGATTAACAAACTGATCCGAGTAGGTAAAACGGAACCGGTGGTTGTTATTCGTGTCGATAAATTCAAAGGTTATATTGATTTGTCCAAACGACGCGTTTCGCCGGAAGACGTGGAAAAATGCACGGAGAGATTTGCTAAAGCCAAAGCTGTGAACTCGATTCTGCGGCATGTAGCGGATATGATGAAGTTTACCAACGAACAGCTGGAGGAGTTGTACGAAAAAACAGCTTGGCATTTTGAGGAAAAGCTAAAGAGCAAAGCCGCTGCCTATGATGTTTTCAAGCAGTGTGTAAT TGATCCTACTCTTCTTGATGAATGCGGCCTGGATCCAGAAGTGCAGGAGTTATTGTTGAGCAACATTAAGCGAAAACTAACCTCGCAAGCCGTTAAAATTCGTGCCGATATTGAATGTGCTTGTTACGGTTATGAGGGTATTGATGCTGTTAAAGCTGCTCTGCGAGCAGGATTGGAACTCTCAACCGAAGAACTGCCCATAAAAATAAACTTGATTGCACCTCCGTTATATG TCATGACAACCTCAACACCGGAAAAGGCCGATGGCCTGAAAGCACTGGAAGTCgcaatagaaaaaataaaggAAACAATCGAGGAACTTGGCGGTGTGTTCAAGGTTCAGATGGCACCGAAAGTCGTCACGGCCACTGACGAAGCCGATTTGGCACGCAAAATGGAACGAGCTGAGGCAGAAAATGCGGAGGTGGACGGTGACGACGAAGAGGATGAGGACGAAGAAGGTATCAAGTATAATCCGGACGGCGAAGAGGACGACGTTGATGGTGATGATAAGGAAAATAGTGCCGACGAGAGTGAGGACAAGAAAGAGGAGTAA